A single window of Sulfurovum riftiae DNA harbors:
- a CDS encoding VWA domain-containing protein — MRMFEFSYPWVYLLIILPFVINRLPLYYISKRAALRISFKEDIDAATEEKSSVAGISRASHFQKGMMWILFLLVLTALAKPMYIGEPLSKEVSQREVLVSVDLSGSMSTKDFKDKNGTSIDRLEAVKIVLGNFFKQRKGEKIGLILFGNAAFVQAPFTQDLNALEHLLSELSVGMAGPQTAIGDSIGLAVKMFQESNVTDRMLIVMSDGDDTGSKVPPLTAAKLAAKHDVSIFTVAMGDPKNAGEHPLDTETLKEISEMTGGKFYYAWNSDELADIYTQIDKLKPKEVKEITHRPKFDLFSYPLMLALFILLGYGLVLFVQSRREMV; from the coding sequence ATGCGGATGTTTGAGTTCTCCTATCCCTGGGTGTACCTACTGATCATCCTGCCTTTTGTCATCAACAGATTGCCGCTCTACTACATTTCAAAGCGTGCGGCACTTCGCATCTCTTTTAAAGAGGATATTGATGCGGCCACGGAAGAAAAGAGCTCTGTTGCGGGTATCTCCAGGGCTTCACATTTTCAGAAGGGTATGATGTGGATCCTCTTTCTGTTGGTCTTGACCGCTTTGGCAAAACCCATGTATATAGGTGAGCCTTTAAGCAAAGAGGTCTCACAAAGAGAAGTGCTTGTCTCTGTGGACCTTTCCGGTTCCATGTCGACCAAAGATTTTAAAGACAAAAACGGTACCTCCATAGACAGGCTGGAAGCGGTGAAGATAGTACTGGGCAACTTCTTCAAGCAGCGCAAGGGAGAAAAAATAGGGCTGATCCTCTTTGGAAATGCTGCTTTTGTGCAGGCACCCTTTACCCAGGATCTCAATGCACTTGAACATCTTTTGTCTGAACTCAGCGTAGGCATGGCAGGCCCACAGACAGCCATAGGAGACTCCATCGGTCTGGCGGTCAAGATGTTTCAGGAGAGCAATGTGACAGACCGTATGCTCATCGTCATGTCCGACGGGGATGATACCGGTTCGAAAGTGCCGCCGCTGACAGCAGCGAAACTGGCAGCCAAGCATGATGTAAGCATCTTTACAGTTGCCATGGGTGACCCCAAAAATGCGGGAGAACACCCCTTGGATACCGAGACACTCAAAGAGATATCTGAAATGACAGGTGGGAAATTCTACTACGCCTGGAACAGTGATGAGTTGGCAGACATTTACACGCAGATAGACAAACTCAAACCCAAAGAGGTCAAAGAGATCACACACAGACCGAAGTTCGATCTCTTTAGCTATCCATTGATGCTGGCACTGTTCATCTTACTGGGATACGGTCTTGTGCTGTTTGTGCAGAGCAGGAGGGAGATGGTATGA
- a CDS encoding DUF4381 domain-containing protein: MNQTITEASLDNLHDIIVPPAVGFFPLAPGWYILFLLLLTLLFHFGYRYYQAYKKEQYRRDAQRELESLNSKNRENTIALLGLAKRVGISAYGRETIAILHGEAWWDFMEAHSKTSVSAALRDSIERLLYEEDVVFDEKVFDAVFLMVSQWIETHKVDADV; the protein is encoded by the coding sequence ATGAATCAAACGATCACAGAAGCATCACTGGACAATCTGCATGATATCATCGTTCCTCCAGCTGTGGGCTTCTTTCCCTTGGCTCCGGGTTGGTACATTCTCTTTCTGCTCCTGTTGACACTCCTGTTCCATTTTGGATACCGGTACTATCAAGCCTATAAAAAAGAGCAGTACAGACGAGATGCCCAAAGAGAGCTTGAATCGTTAAATTCCAAGAATAGAGAAAACACCATCGCTCTGTTGGGGCTGGCAAAGAGAGTAGGGATCTCAGCTTACGGCAGGGAGACGATTGCCATATTGCATGGAGAAGCGTGGTGGGACTTTATGGAAGCCCATTCAAAAACTTCTGTAAGTGCTGCGCTTAGAGATTCCATAGAGAGACTTCTATATGAAGAGGATGTTGTGTTCGATGAAAAGGTATTCGATGCCGTATTCCTAATGGTATCGCAGTGGATAGAGACACACAAGGTTGATGCGGATGTTTGA
- a CDS encoding DUF58 domain-containing protein, which translates to MENRNEGVYVTLSELLKFGYMPKHFTIKPSGAVLSKLSGRHLSGVRGRGMDFSEMKQYVQGDDTRNIDWKATRRTGKPYVRIYNEERDRNVWLVISQMNSMFFGSKERMKSVSAAHTAALFAFKALETGDRVGAVVYNNEEVKFFKASSSKHNVVQIMTEIERQNHLLKADNTNNTKGNLGKSLKILSSLAKHDDLVVLIGDARAMDEESARHITRINAHNDVIGVIVSDPMEEEIVPSSSLFLTDGTETVDLDSRDKQFMQKYKERLAERKEGFVNLSRKNALPVLSISTERPVADQLYEQLSLKRRSR; encoded by the coding sequence ATGGAAAATCGAAACGAAGGTGTCTATGTCACGTTGAGTGAACTGCTCAAATTTGGGTATATGCCAAAACATTTCACTATCAAGCCCAGCGGGGCAGTACTCTCCAAACTCTCCGGCAGGCACCTTTCGGGTGTACGCGGCCGGGGTATGGACTTTTCTGAGATGAAACAGTATGTACAGGGCGATGATACGCGAAACATAGACTGGAAAGCCACACGAAGAACGGGTAAACCCTATGTGCGTATCTACAATGAAGAGCGTGACAGAAATGTCTGGCTGGTCATTTCCCAGATGAACTCCATGTTCTTTGGTTCCAAAGAACGTATGAAGTCGGTCTCCGCAGCACATACGGCAGCCCTTTTTGCATTTAAAGCGTTGGAAACAGGTGACCGTGTCGGTGCGGTCGTCTACAACAATGAAGAGGTGAAATTCTTTAAAGCTTCATCGAGCAAGCATAATGTGGTGCAGATCATGACAGAGATAGAGCGGCAGAACCATCTCCTGAAAGCAGACAATACCAATAACACAAAAGGAAACCTTGGCAAGTCCCTGAAGATCCTCTCCTCTTTGGCAAAACATGATGACCTGGTAGTACTCATTGGAGATGCCCGGGCCATGGATGAAGAGAGTGCCAGGCACATTACACGCATCAATGCACATAATGATGTCATAGGTGTGATCGTCTCTGACCCCATGGAAGAGGAGATCGTTCCCTCTTCTTCCCTCTTTCTTACCGATGGTACGGAGACGGTAGACCTGGACAGCAGAGACAAGCAGTTCATGCAAAAGTATAAGGAACGTTTGGCAGAGCGAAAAGAGGGGTTCGTGAATCTTTCACGTAAAAATGCTTTGCCTGTACTCTCTATCAGCACAGAACGTCCTGTGGCGGACCAACTCTATGAGCAGTTAAGCCTGAAGAGGAGAAGTAGATAG
- a CDS encoding AAA family ATPase: protein MTPHESIQLLQKKMNAAIIGQEHIVERLIIGLLANGNLLVEGLPGLAKTRAVRAMADAIDSEFSRIQFTPDLLPSDVTGSENMYEEGGEYKFRFEPGPIFGNIILADEINRAPAKVQAAMLEAMEERQVTVAGKTHEMPELFIVMATQNPIEQEGTYPLPEAQKDRFLMHVNITYPDKASEMEVIALVRGEKSGVETEESEEIVQEVIFAARDEIAKVQSSKTVIQYIVDLVFATRYPEKYDEKLASYIDVGTSPRASLGLDQCSRVYAWLQGRDHTTPEDVRAVVHDVLRHRITPSYEAQSDRVSNDDIIDTILNLVALPA from the coding sequence ATGACCCCTCACGAATCCATCCAACTCCTCCAAAAAAAGATGAATGCTGCCATTATAGGGCAGGAGCACATTGTCGAAAGACTCATCATCGGCCTGCTTGCCAATGGCAATCTGCTGGTCGAGGGGCTTCCAGGGCTTGCAAAGACCAGGGCAGTCAGGGCGATGGCCGATGCGATAGACTCTGAGTTCTCGCGTATCCAGTTCACGCCTGACCTGCTTCCTTCCGATGTGACAGGTTCGGAAAATATGTATGAAGAGGGTGGGGAGTATAAGTTTCGTTTTGAGCCCGGGCCGATCTTTGGTAATATCATTCTGGCAGATGAGATCAACCGTGCGCCGGCGAAGGTGCAGGCAGCCATGCTCGAAGCAATGGAGGAGCGGCAGGTGACCGTGGCAGGCAAGACCCACGAAATGCCTGAGCTCTTTATTGTTATGGCAACACAGAACCCCATAGAACAGGAGGGGACATACCCGCTTCCGGAGGCACAGAAAGACCGTTTTTTGATGCATGTGAATATCACTTACCCGGATAAAGCATCTGAGATGGAAGTCATTGCACTGGTAAGAGGTGAGAAGAGTGGCGTAGAGACAGAGGAGAGTGAGGAGATTGTGCAAGAGGTTATTTTTGCTGCCAGGGATGAGATCGCCAAAGTACAGAGTTCCAAAACAGTCATACAATATATTGTTGACCTTGTCTTTGCCACGCGTTACCCTGAAAAGTATGATGAGAAATTGGCCTCATACATAGATGTAGGTACGAGTCCCAGAGCTTCTCTCGGACTGGACCAGTGTTCCCGTGTCTATGCCTGGCTTCAGGGCAGGGACCATACCACTCCTGAAGATGTCAGAGCGGTGGTGCATGATGTACTTCGTCACAGGATCACACCAAGCTATGAAGCGCAGTCCGACCGTGTGAGCAATGATGACATCATCGATACTATTTTAAATCTGGTTGCACTGCCGGCATAA